A segment of the Gemmatimonadales bacterium genome:
CGCGACCATGTACGCCATCGAGGCGCGAAGCACCTCGCCATTGGCGCGGCGCGGAGCGAGCAGCGGCGTACCCGCTGTATACTCGTCCGCGAGGACTGCTCCCTGACCCCCCACGGTTACTGCTCCGCGACGGTGAAGGTGGTCGTCATCATGTCGTGCGCGAGCCCGCAATATTCCAAGCAGCGCACGGTGTACGTCCCCGGCGCGGGAAACACGTAGACGAGGCGGTTGGTGTAGCCGGGCATGGCCTGCACTTGCGCGACCAGGCGACCTCGTGGGTCGTAGAGCCCGAAGTCGTGATTCACATCGCGCGCGCTGACAGCGAACTCGATGGGGACACCTTCTGGGACCCGAGTGCGCGACAAGATCCAGCTCCATTGCGCCCCGGTGACCGCAACCGTGACCGGCGGCGGTCCGAGCTCCATGATGCGCGTCCCCTGATACGGGAGCCGACGCAGTGTCAGGATGAAGAGCACGATGGCGATGGCCGCGAAGCTCGTGAGCAGGACCAGCCGCACCCTGGCCTCCGACTTCTGGATGGTCTCGACCGGCACCGCCCGCGGAGATCGAAGGAGCACCGTCGCCCAACCAGCTGTCCAGATGAGCCCCAAGGCGATCAGGACGGCGAGCACAACGTGTGGATTCAAAGCGTGGGCAGCTCCGCGCGATGTCGCGCTTCCGCTCGGTGTGCAATCATACCGCTGCGTGCCTCTGTGAGCGTGGCCGGGAGCCCAACAGGAGCTCGTCCTCGCCGGTGAACGGCTCTGCCGTCTCCACGCGTGAAGAGCGCCGCGGTGGCAGCGCCGATCTGTCTGAGACGATCCTGCATTGACAGGCCCTGCGCGACCAGTGGTCCAGACATACCGCAAGATAGTGCCGAAGCGGGCGGGGGGGCGATTAAAAAGCTTCCTGGCCGCTACATGCTCCCTTCGCGATGAGCTCGCGATCTTCCCCCGGCATGATGGATTGAGAAGAACGCAGCATCGGCAACGAGATCCGGGTCGACGATCTCAAGATCGCCCAGGAGCGCGCAGATCACGTGGACATCATCTTCAATGCGAGGCATCCGGGCGTGGCGGTGCCGCACTACCATATTATGGTGGGGTATGTGTCGCTGGCGGATGCAGCCAAGCTGGCCAGTCCGCTGGGTGGTGCGCCAGAACGTGCACACGACAACCGCGTGCCACCCGCGGAACGACCATCATCCGCTCAGGATCCCCCAGCGTGCGGCGGATCCGATTCAAGGAGAAGGAACATGATGAGCTCTGACACCCACGGCACCTCCACCATTCCCGCGACCGGCGAGCAACAGGCAAGCCCGCCAGCGTCGACGCATGAGCTGCTCTACCCGCAAGCGACTCGGGAGCTCGCCGAGCAGCGAGCCCGTCTGGCCCCCGGGCCGGCCAAGGCCTTTCGAGCCTTCAGCCAGAGCGTGTTCACCGAGGGCGCCCTTCCTACGAAGACGAAGCAGCTGATCGCGGTGGCCGTCGCTCACGTGACCCAGTGCCCGTACTGCATCCGCAGCCATACTGGCGCGGCACTCAGGCATGGAGGCACGGCCGAGGAGATCATGGAAGCCATCTGGGTCGCCGCGGAGATGCGCGCTGGCGGCGCGTACGCGCATTCGGCTCTGGCGCTGGATGTGATCGCCCGCGAGCAGGCGAAGCATGCGGCCGACATCGAGAACTCTGCCGGCACGCGGGGAGCGGGCATCGCATCGAGCATGGAGGAGGCGGGATGAGCACCAACGTCGCCATCAACGGTCTCGGGCGAATTGGCCGCGCGATCCTCAAGCTGGTGATGGATGAGCCGTCGCTCGAGCTGGTCGCCGTCAATGACCTGGTTGATGTCGAGAATCTCGCCTACCTGCTTCGCTACGACACGGTATATGGGCGGTACGCGAAGTCCGTGGCGGTCGCTGGAGATGACCTGATCGTCGCCGGCCGCACGGTGCGGACGCTACGGAGCCGCGACCCGCTGGATCTCCCCTGGCGGGAGCTGGGAGTCGAGCTCGTATTCGAGTGCACGGGCGCGCTGACGCGGCGTGAGGATCTCGAGAAGCACATCCGCGCGGGCGCGCGGACCGTTCTCCTGTCGGC
Coding sequences within it:
- a CDS encoding carboxymuconolactone decarboxylase family protein, whose translation is MDIIFNARHPGVAVPHYHIMVGYVSLADAAKLASPLGGAPERAHDNRVPPAERPSSAQDPPACGGSDSRRRNMMSSDTHGTSTIPATGEQQASPPASTHELLYPQATRELAEQRARLAPGPAKAFRAFSQSVFTEGALPTKTKQLIAVAVAHVTQCPYCIRSHTGAALRHGGTAEEIMEAIWVAAEMRAGGAYAHSALALDVIAREQAKHAADIENSAGTRGAGIASSMEEAG